The genome window GATGTCATCGGCGCGCTCCTGATCGTGGTCGCCGCCTCAGGGTTCGGGGTGCTCGGTCCCATGGCCCAGTACGCGAATCAGGCCGGGGTTTCGAGCCTGACCCTGGTGACGTGGCGTGCAGGGGTGGGCGCCCTCGTCGTGCTGCTCTTCGTCGTCGTGCGAGCCGCGGCCGGGACTCGGCTGTGGCGACCGTGGCGCGAGCTCCCGCGACGCGATCGGCTCGTCCTGGCGCTGTCGGCCCCGACCAATGCGGCCCTCAACCTGGCCATGTTCGTCGCCTTCGTGCGCATCGGGATTGCGCTCGCATTGCTGATCTTCTACATCTACCCCGCCCTGGTGGCCCTGGCCAGCGTGATCTGGTTCGGGGAGCGGCTCGACCGGCTGCGGTGGGCGGCGCTCGGCATCTCGATGGCGGGCGTGGTACTGGTCGTGGCCGGGGCCGGCGACCTTGGATCACTCGACGCGCTGGGGATCGGCCTGGCGGCGATCGGCGCGCTGGCCCAGATGTTCTACGCGCTTGCCGCGCACCACGGCTTTCGCGCGGTCCCCGGGACACAGGCCGCGACATTCACCATGGGAGGCGCCACCCTCCTCTACCTGGTCGCGTTTGCGGTGATCGGCCGGCTACCGGAGATGGGCCAGCCGCTCGCCAGCGTGGCAGCGCTCTGGCCGGTCCTCGTCGCGGGGCTGGTGGGGGCGGGGCTGGCGACGGTCTGCTTCATCGCTGGCATTCGGATGCTGGGCGCGCCGCGCGCGACCATCCTTGCGACCCTCGAGCCGGTGGTCGGGATCGCCCTGGCGGCGTTCCTGTTCGGCGCGCTGCCGACTCCTCCGCAGGTCGCCGGCGGGGCACTGATCATCGCCGCCGGGATCGTGCTGCAACTGCGTCCGAGCGGCGAGATCGCGGAGCACGAGGCGGTCGCCGACCCTCCCGCCTAGCTCGAGCGAACGACTTCCGGCAGCTCGGCCAGCGAAGCGATCACCCTGGCCTCCGGTGGAACGGCCTCGCGCCGGTCGCTCCACTCCGGCCGGCGGATGAGGATCCCGTCCATCCCGGCGGCTTCGGCACCCTCGATATCGGCCCGATACGAGTCCCCGACCATCAGCGCCTCTCGGGGAGTGACGCCGGCGCGCGCGGCGGCGAGGCGGAAGAGGGAAGGATCGGGCTTGGAGAGGCCGACTGCGCCCGACGCGATCACGAAGTCAAGCTCTTTCCCCAGTCCCAGCCCGTCGACGATCGGCAGCAGATTCGAGCCCCAGTCGGAGACGATGCCGAGCCCCATGCCCAGCTCCCGCAGCTCGCGAACGGCCGGCAGCACGTCGGGGTACAGCTCCCAGGACTCGGGAGCGTACTGCGCCGCAAGGATCGTATCGATCAGCTGGTGGTCGGGATCCTCGACCCCCAGCTCGCGCAGCATGAGCGAGTGGTATTGGCGCCAGGCCGCGTCGATCTTCGCGTCGTCGCCCCAGGTGTCGTTCCCCGACCGGTGATAGCTGTCCCAGAACCAGCGGTCCGCGACCTTCCATGCCTGCTGCACCTGCTCGTCGGTGATGTGGCGGCCGTGCTCGGCAAGAAGGCCGCGCAACGCGTCGCCCAGCGTGTTCCGCGGCGCGAGCAGCGTGAAGCCGGCATCGAGGCAGATGAGTCGGTAGCGCATTCGGCCGCCTACGGTAGCCCGCATCTCGACAAGGTGTTCAAGTGATCTGATCAGTTGGGCGCTACCCTCCGCGTGTGTCCGAACAGCTGACCGATGGCTCCGCGCTGGCGCGCGTTCGCTCCTCGCTGCTGTCCTGGTACGCGACCGATCACCGCGACTTTCCGTGGCGTCGCACCGCCGATCCGTATGCCGTCCTGGTCAGCGAGGTGATGCTCCAGCAGACCCGGGCCTCGCGCGTAGCAGAGCGCTTCCCAACCTTCTTGCGCCGATTCCCCACGGCCGCTGCCCTTGCCGCCGCAACCGAGGCGCAGGTCCTCGCCGCATGGTCCGGCCTCGGCTACAACCGGCGTGCGCTGGCCCTGCGCCGAGCGGCGACCGAGGTCGCCGACCACGGCTGGCCGCGGGGCGTGGCCGCGCTCGAGCGGCTGCCGGGGATCGGTCCATACACCGCTCCGGCCGTGGCCAGCCTCGCCTTTGGAGAGCCGGTGGGCGTCGTGGACACCAACGTCCGCCGCTGGCTGGTGCGTCGCTTTGGCGTCCGAGCAGACGGCCCACCACACGTGCTGCAGGCCCTCGCCGATGCCCTCGCTACCGCCGGCAACGCCGCCGACGCGGCGCCCTGGACCCACGCCACCATGGAATTCGGGGCGTCGGTCTGCACTCCGCGCAACCCGCGGTGCGACGCGTGCCCCATCGCCGATGGTTGCCCCTCGCGAGGCATGGCAGCATCGGTCCCGGTCCCGCGCCAGGCGCCCTTCGCAGGTTCGGATCGCGCCCACCGCGGTGCCATTCTCCGTGCCCTGTCCGGAACCCGCGATCATTCCATCACGATTCGAGCGGCGAGCGATCTCGTGCCCCGGGGCGCAGCTGAGCGCGTCCTCGCCGGGCTCGAGCGCGACGGACTCCTGCATCGGTCCGGTCGACGACTGCTGCTGGGCGGTCGGTCGGAGTCGGCCGCTACAATCGGCCCGTGAGCACCGCGACCGCCGGCCTCAAGGTCAAGATCGGCGACCAGATCCCGTCGGTTGGGCTGCGCGCCACGGACGGGTATCTGCTCAACCTGCGGAGCCTCGTCGGCAAGCAGCCGGTGATCCTCCTCTTCTTCGGCGGCCCCACCCTCAAGGGAGCTGCCCGTGAGCGCGGCGACGCTCTGGCCGAAGCGCTCAAGGAGGCGCACCCACGGCTCGCCCGCCAGGGCGTGACGGTCATCGGCGTCACGACCGGCAACGAGCAGCAGCAGGCCGCCTATGTGAAAGAGCTTGACCTGCCGTACCTCCTCTTCTCCGACGAGCGCCTGATCGCGGTGTCGCACCTGGGCATTCGCACGACCGAGGTGCGCGGCACCGTCAACGCCGAGCCGACCGCCTTCGCCGTGGGCGTGGACGGCACCATCCTGGACATCGTCGAGCAGGCCACGCCCAAGGGCCTGGTTGCCCGTCTGCTCGAGGCGATCTTCCCGCCGGGCTAGGCCGATGCTCGCCGTCCGGAGCTACGCCCCCGGCGAGCCGCTGCGCATCGAGGAGATGCCGCTCCCCAAGCCGAAGGGCCCGGAGATCAGGATCAGGGTCGGCGGCTGCGGCGTGTGCCACACCGATCTGCATATCGCCCGCACCAATCGCATCCGCGTCCTGCGGCCGCTCACCCTTGGCCACGAAGTCGCCGGCTGGATCGACGCTGCCGGCCGACGCGCCGCCGCGGAACTGAAACGGGCGCGGCTGGCCGAGGGAGACGGGGTGCTCGTCTTCGGCGGCTGGGGCTGCGGCGCCTGCACCCAGTGCGCCGCCGGCGCCGAGCAGCGTTGCGAGCGCTCCGCGTCGCCCGGGTTTCAGCGGGACGGTGGCTACGCCGAGTACATGCTGGTGCCTCATGCGCGCCACCTGGTTGCCCTTGGTCATCTCCACCCCGATTATGCCGCCCCGCTGGCCGACGCCGGCGTGACACCCTGGCGCGCCGTTCAGCGCGCCACGCCGTGGTTGCAGCCCGGGGCGCGGGTGCTGCTCATCGGCTTCGGAGGGCTCGGCCAGTTCGCGCTCCAGTACCTGCGCCGCCTGCCAGAGCTGACGATTGCGGTTCGTGAGCTGAGCCCCGACAAGCTGACGCTGGCCGGGGAACTGGGCGCGGACCTGGGGCTGCTGATGGGCGACGAGGCGCTAGTGGAGCTGGGCCTCGGCGGACCAGCCGACGTGGTCTTCGACTTCGTCGGCAACGATCCCAGCCTCGACTACGCGGCTCGCAACGTCGCGCCGGGCGGCCTCGTGGCGGTCGTCGGCGAGGGCGGCGGCCGCTACGAGTTCACGTTCGACCGCATGCCGGTCGAGGCAAGCCTGACCACCACCGCCTGGGGCTCGTTGAACGACCTGCACAGCGTGGTCAGACTTGCCAAGCGCGGCCGGCTGAAGTGGCACGTTGAACGGATGCCGCTGGCCGAGGCCGCAATCGCCCACGACCGGCTGGCCGAGGGTCGCGTCAGCGGCCGGATCGTCCTCGTCCCGGGGACCTAGGCGATTCGCGCCCTGGCGGCGACGCGCCCGGCCAGCAGCCCGGACGCCGCAGCTGCCACTGGCCCGTAATTCTCAGCGCCGGGCGCTTACGTCGGAGAAGCGGCGTAGGGGATGGCTGACCCAGAGCTACCTCCCAACCTGTGAGACGTATCTGGTCGACCGCCACATAGGGGGTCGCGCGCGGGCCGTAAGACACCGTCAGTGAGAATTACCTCACGTGCGGCAGCAGCCCGAATTCAGGTCAGTCGGAGAGACGCGCTATGGCGGCGTCGATGCGTGCCAGCGTTCGCTCCCGCCCCAGGAGTTCCATCGAGCCGAAGAGCGGCGGCGACACGAGGCGGCCGGTGATCGCCACCCGCAGCGGCCGGAAGAAGTCGCCGGCTTTCCAGCCATGCGCCTCGGCGGTGGTACGGCAGATCGCCTCCAGCTCGCCGGCGGCGAAATCGGGCTCGGGCACGGCGGCCAGCGCCTCGTGCGCCAAGCGCAGCGCCTCTGCGGTCTCATCGGCGGACCGCCCCTTGGGCAGCAGCAGTTCCGGCTCGTACAGCGCGGCGACCTGCTCATCATTCTCGGTCAGGAAGGCGGCCAGCTCGGTGGCATCGCCCAGCCTGACGAGCCGTTCCTTGAGCAGCGGCGCCAGGCGCATCAGGATCCCGTCGTCGAGCTGCTCCGGCAGGAACGGGCGCAGGCGGTAGGCCAGCTGCCCATCGGCCAGCGATCGGATGTACACCCCGTTCAGATAGTCCAGACGGTCCTTGTCGAAGACCGCGCCCGCCTTGTGGACCTCGCCGATCTCGAACCGCTCCGCCAGCTCGGCGATCGAGAAGATCTCCTCCTCGGTCCCCGGCGACCAGCCCACGAAGGCGAGGAAGTTGACCATCGCCTCGGGCAGGTAGCCCTGCTCCCGGTAGGCGGTGATCGCGGTCTGCGACTTGCGCTTGCTCATCTTCGACCGATCCGGGTTCAGGATCAGCGGGATGTGCCCGAACTTCGGCTCCCCGTAGCCGAGCGCCCGGATCAGGGCGATGTGCTTGGGCGTGTTCGACAGGTGGTCCTCGCCGCGCACCACGTGCGTGATCGCCATTGCCTCGTCGTCGACCACCACCACGAAGTGGTAGAGCGGCATCCCGTCGCCGCGAACGATGACAAAGTCACCCAGCAGCGCGTTGTCGAACTCGACCTCGCCGCGGATCAGGTCGTCGAAGCGGATCTTCTCCGCGGGAACCGAGAACCGGAGTGCCGGACGGCGGCCTTCCGCCTCGAAGGCGGCGCGATCGGCATCGGTCAGGCGCAGGCAGCGACCGTTGTAGCGCGGCGCCTGGTGGTTGCGCTCCTGCTCGTGGCGCACCGCGTCGAGCTCATCGGGCGTGCAGTAGCAGTGGTAGGCCACACCACTGGCCAGGAGCCGATCGGCCTCGCGTGCATACAGCTCCATGCGCTGGCTCTGGCGGTAGGGCGCGTATGGCCCGATGTCGTCGCCCCCCGCCACCTGTGGCCCCTCGTCCCAGCTGATCCCGAGCCAGTGCAGGCTGTCGATGATGTCGCTCTCCCAGGCCTCCGTCCCGCGAGCCACGTCCGTGTCCTCGACTCGCAGCACGTAGGTGCCGCCGACGTGGCGTGCGAAGAGGAAGTTGTAGAGGCTGGTGCGCGCCGTGCCGATGTGCAGCGGGCCGGTGGGGCTGGGCGCCATCCGGACGCGGATGGGGGTCGGATCGGGGGTGCTCATCGGTCGCCCGATGGTAGCAGGGGGGCCTGCGCGGTCGGTGGCGCCCGAGGGTGGGCGTCCGCGTCATGACCCTCTGTGCGGCCGTGCGGCTGTGCAGCTGTGCAGCACAAACGACCATGACCACAGCGCTGCAGCCCGAGCTACTCGCCGAGCAGGTCCTCCACGACCGGTTGGATCGCGTCGACCCACATCGAGTATTGGGCACCCGAGGGATGCAGGCCGTCGCGGGCGACCAACGACCGGTCGCTCGCGGCCGCCTGCGAGATCTCGAAGATCTCCGGCACGAAACGTATCCCGCGTGCGGCGCACGCCTCGCCGAGGAGCACGTTGACCCGCTCGATCCCCGCTCGCTGCTGCTCCGGCGAGCCAAACGCGCCACCCTGCGGGGTCGCGGTGTAATCCGGCGTGGCAATGCACAGCGCCCGGTCTGCGGCCACGGAGGCGAGCATCGCATCGATGATCTCCTCGACGTTGGTGCGGTAGACCTGCTCGGGGACTCCCTGGACGACGTCATTGGCGCCGATCATCAGCGTGACGAATTGGGGCCGCAGCCCTGCCAGAGCCGGCAGCTCATCGTCGATCAGGTCAGCCGAGGTGTGGCCATTCACGCCCAGGTTCGCGACGAGCTGCAGTGCGGGCAGCCGAGCCACCAGCTGGCTGGGCCAGCTCTCGGCGGCGCTGATCGAGGTGCCGATCGTGTACGAATCGCCGAGCGCCACGTACCGCAACGCACCCTCCGGGACCGATGAGGCGGCCGGGCTGCAGGCTCCCAGTCCCATGACGAGGGCGGCGGCCGCCAGGCCGGCCTTCACCGCCCCAGCGTCGGGTTGCCCTTCGCGGTATTCAGTTGCACCGCCTGCTTCACGAGCTCGCGCAGCGCATCGGCCGGGATGTCGTCGACCGACGTGATCTTGATGTGTCGCATGCGCTCCCCGTCTCCGGTGAGCACCTTCTTGGGATCGTCCATCTCGGTGCCGCGCCAGAAGCCGATGTCGACGTGCTTCGGATAGGCCTTCATCCAGATCATCGGTCCGTTCCATTCCCAGACCGGCTGGGCCCACTTGATCCCCACCGCGGAGTGCGGCGCTCCCTCCTTGACGACCTCGCGCAGCCGCTTCATGGCGTCCGTGCGCCAGTCGTCGAACGCGGCGATGTACTCGTCAACGGTCTTCTGCCCGTTCATCGGTCAGTTGGTCCTCATTGCGTATGCGAACAATGTAGCCGGAGGCCCAAGGCGGGTCAGGCGAGCACTGCGCGGACCTCCCCGACGATGTCGCCGCGTGGGTCGACGATCCTTGGCGCCGTGCGCTCGCGCACGCGCGCAAGCCCTTCCGCGTCAAGCACGCCGAGTCGCGCCAGGGCAGCAGAGGCCGCCACGTCACCTGCTCGACGGGCGAGGTCGCCGTCCTCGATCTTCACCGCCAGCCCAACAGGGGCGTTGGCCGTCCCGTTCTTCAGCACCCCGATCGCCCGGATGCCCTCCGCGCCCGCCTTCGACACCAGCCGCCCGGGTCGCGCCCTCATCAGCTCGGTGTCAAACCGGCGCCGGTCGCCGGCGACGAGCTCGGGGTGGGCCGTCATCGCGTCGCGGATCCGCTCCAATGCCATCCGTAGCGCGGCATCTGGTACCGAGGAGGGGTCCGCGAGGCGCGCGAAGGCCAGCGCCAGGCCGCGAAGTGGCAGTCCGAACGACACGACGCCGCAGCCGTCGGTGGCAGTTTCGATCGCGGACCTGGCAATGCCGCTCATGAGCGCAACCGTGTCGAGTGCCAGCTCCTGCACGGGGTGATCGGGCTGCCAGTAGGTCTCGATCGGCCAGCCGGCGGCCTTGGCATGGAGGGCCATCGCAGCATGCTTGCCTGAGCAGTTGTGCCGCAGCGGGGTGAGCGGCTCACCGTCGCGGATCAGGCGCTGTGCCGTCTCGACATCGAATGGCGGGTGGACGCCGCAGGCCAGCACGTCGCGGGTGAGCCCGCCTGCCCGCAGGACGGCCTGGACCGTTCGTACGTGACGATCCTCGCCGGAATGAGAGGCGGCCATGATCGCAAGCGACTCGGTCGGGTTTGGAAAGTCGTACGCGTCGAACCGGCCGGAGGCGACGAAGGGTGCGAGCTGGAATGGCTTCGCCGAGGACCGAATGAAGGCGAACTCGTCGGGGTCACCGAAGGACCAGGTCAACTCCCCAGTTGGCGAGACGACTGCGATCGAGCCGCGGTGGCGCGACTCGACCCGATCGCCGCGAGTGACCTCGACCAGGAGGCGGGCCACCCGGGCGCGGACCTATCGGGTCAGGAGTTGCTGCCGGTGCCGGTGCCCGAGGCGGCCCGGTCGGGCGCGGGCTGACCCTCGCGATCCTTGTTGAAGATGCTCCCCTGGCCCTGCGACGCGGCGGACGACTGGGCGGCAGGCTGTGCGGTGCCCCCGCCCTTGGCGGGTGCGCTGGCGGCCGCCGGTGTGGGGGCGTTGGAGGAGGCGCGGCCCTCGGGGGTCATCATGACGCCGCCCTCGAAGTGGGCACCCTCCTTGACGACCAGGACCTGGGCCTTGACCTTGCCCTTGACCCGGCCGGTCGAGCCGATCTCGAAGCGGCCGCCGCAGTCGACGTCCCCCTCGTAATCGCCGTTAATGATCACGTTCGCGGCGGTGATCGAGCTGCGAACCTTTGCCTGTGGGCTGATGATCAGGGTCCCGGAGCACTCGATCTCACCGCTCGCCTCGCCCTCGATCCGCAGGTCGCGGTCCGAGACGTACTTGCCGTTGAAGCGGGCGTGCGGATCGATGACGCTCTCGTTGCCCGGATCTGGGCGGCGGAACTCCATCGGATTGGGCGACGTCATCTCTGCCTCATCGGGAAAGCTATCGGGATACAGGTTGCCGACGACGTCCTCGCGGAGGCCAGAGTCGGCCTTGGTGTCTCGCTTGGTTCCGAAGACCACAGCTGGCTCCTTCCTCTGCGTCGCGGAGCACAACGTGCTGGCACAGGGCGCGACGAATCGGCGTAAGGACGGATAGCCTAGCAGCCAAACGGAAATCGAGGTAGTGGGCAATCCGGGCGCCGCCTAGAATTCGCCCGATGGATGCCGCCCGATTCCCGAATCTGCACGTCTCGCAGCACCCGCTGGTCGCGCACAAGCTCGCCCTGCTGCGGGACCGAACAACCGAGCCCAAGAAGTTCCGCGAGCTGGTTCGTGAGCTCTCCTGGCTGCTCGGCTACGAGGCGATGGCCGACCTGACCACTCGGCCGATCACCGTCGAGACGCCGCTGGAGCCGATGGCCGGCGTCGAGCTCGAGCCGAAGGTCGGGCTCGTCCCCGTGCTGCGGGCCGGCCTGGGAATGGTGGATGCCATGCTCGAGCTGATGCCGAGCGCCGAGGTGTGGCATATCGGCCTGTACCGCGATGAGCGCAGCCTGAAGCCGGTCGAGTACTACAACAAGCTTCCCGACGCTGCCACTGTGCAGGTCTGCCTCATCCTGGACCCGATGCTGGCGACCGGCGGCTCGTCGTCCGCCACGGTCGACATCCTCAAGGCCTGGGGCGCCGCCCGCGTCAAGCAGGTCTCGCTGATCGCCGCCCCAGAGGGGGTGGCAACGCTCTCGGCCGCGCATCCCGACGTCGCCATCCACGTCGGTGCCGTCGACCGAGCGCTGAATGAGCGAGGGTACATCGTGCCCGGCCTGGGCGACGCCGGGGATCGGCAGTTCGGAACCTTCGCAGGGCCATCATCCGAGCCGGGGCACGATCCTGCGGACGAGACCGCGGAAGTGGTGCGGCGCCTGCAGCGCAACCTCGCCGGCGACGTGTAACGGCGAGCGTCGTCCCGGGCGGTTATTCAGCAACAGACTGGTCGGTCGGGCGAACCCTTGGACCTGTCGCTCCGCCCACGCAGCAGTCACCCAGAGACTGAGGCGTCGGAGGAAGGCGTGCCGGTGGACATACCAGTGCCCCTGTGAATAACGGCCGGCACGCGGCCGGTTCCGGGCAACGAAGTGCCCCGAAGGAACCGCCGCCGGTCCGTTGATGCAATCTCGGGTGCCCTTGGCTGCCCCTTCGGGACAACCAGAGAATAGGCGCCGGCCCACCGGCATGGCAATCCCACTTATCCCCGAATTTCAAGGAACCTTCATAACTTGTCCACAGCCCATCCCCGAGTCGGGCGCTACGCTGGCGGCATTACCAAGCGCCGCGTCCTGTTCGTGTGCACGCACAACTCGGCCCGCTCGCAGATGGCGGAGGGGATGCTGCGGGCCTGGGCCAGCGACCGCTTCGAGGTCTCCAGCGGCGGGATCGAGGCGACCGGCGTTCGCCCCGAGGCGATCGCCGTCATGCACGAGCTCGGGATCGATATCAGCGCTCACGCATCCAAGACGATCGAGCAGTTCATGGGTCAGCCGTGGGACTGGCTGATCCCGGTCTGCGAGGAAGGATGCGAGGCCTGTCCATACGTCCCCGGGGCAAAGGCGGTCCTTCGCTGGTCGTTCGACGACCCGTCGAGCGCCACCGGCAGCGAGGAGCAGCGCCTGGCCGAGTTTCGTCGCGTGCGGGACGAGCTGGCGACCGCCATCCACGCTTTCGTGGCGGCGAACTGAGCCTGGGTCGCCCGGCCTCCGCGAAAGGCGCTGCGCTAGACTCGCTCGCGATGCCCGACTCGCACGTGAAGGTGGCGGTCACCGGCGCCGCCGGACAGATCGGCTACGCCCTCCTCTTCCGGATCGCCTCCGGCCAGATGTTCGGCCCGCGCACCACCGTCGACCTGCACCTGTTGGAGCTCGAGGCTGCCCTGCCAGCGCTCGAGGGGGTGGCGATGGAGGTGGAGGACTGCGCCTTCCCGCTGCTGCGGCGTGTGGTGCGGACATCCAGCGCCGACGAGGCCTTCGCCGGGGTCAACTGGGCCCTGCTGGTGGGGGCGGTCCCGCGCAAAGCGGGGATGGAGCGCAAGGATTTGCTGACCATCAACGGCGGCATCTTCTCAACGCAGGGCCGGGCGATCGCCCGCAACGCCGCGCCGGACGTCCGGACGCTGGTGGTCGGCAACCCGTGCAACACCAACTGCCTGATCGCCGCCGCGAATGCGCCGGAGATCCCAGCCGACCGATGGTTCGCGATGACCATGCTCGACGAGAACCGTGGCCGCTCACAGCTGGCGGCGCGAGCGGGCGTGCCGGTCGAAGCGGTGATGGACCTCGCGATCTGGGGCAACCACTCCTCGACCCAGTTTCCCGATTTCTACCATGCCCGGATCAGTGGTCAGGGGGCAGCCGAGGTCATCGACGATGAGGCCTGGCTGCAGGGCGACTTCATCAGCATCGTCCAGCAGCGCGGTGCGGCGATCATCGCGGCTCGCGGTCAATCGAGCGCCGCCAGCGCGGCCAACGCCGTGATCGACACCGTTCGCAACATCACCC of Chloroflexota bacterium contains these proteins:
- a CDS encoding polymer-forming cytoskeletal protein, whose protein sequence is MVFGTKRDTKADSGLREDVVGNLYPDSFPDEAEMTSPNPMEFRRPDPGNESVIDPHARFNGKYVSDRDLRIEGEASGEIECSGTLIISPQAKVRSSITAANVIINGDYEGDVDCGGRFEIGSTGRVKGKVKAQVLVVKEGAHFEGGVMMTPEGRASSNAPTPAAASAPAKGGGTAQPAAQSSAASQGQGSIFNKDREGQPAPDRAASGTGTGSNS
- a CDS encoding SGNH/GDSL hydrolase family protein codes for the protein MKAGLAAAALVMGLGACSPAASSVPEGALRYVALGDSYTIGTSISAAESWPSQLVARLPALQLVANLGVNGHTSADLIDDELPALAGLRPQFVTLMIGANDVVQGVPEQVYRTNVEEIIDAMLASVAADRALCIATPDYTATPQGGAFGSPEQQRAGIERVNVLLGEACAARGIRFVPEIFEISQAAASDRSLVARDGLHPSGAQYSMWVDAIQPVVEDLLGE
- the upp gene encoding uracil phosphoribosyltransferase codes for the protein MDAARFPNLHVSQHPLVAHKLALLRDRTTEPKKFRELVRELSWLLGYEAMADLTTRPITVETPLEPMAGVELEPKVGLVPVLRAGLGMVDAMLELMPSAEVWHIGLYRDERSLKPVEYYNKLPDAATVQVCLILDPMLATGGSSSATVDILKAWGAARVKQVSLIAAPEGVATLSAAHPDVAIHVGAVDRALNERGYIVPGLGDAGDRQFGTFAGPSSEPGHDPADETAEVVRRLQRNLAGDV
- the gltX gene encoding glutamate--tRNA ligase, with the translated sequence MSTPDPTPIRVRMAPSPTGPLHIGTARTSLYNFLFARHVGGTYVLRVEDTDVARGTEAWESDIIDSLHWLGISWDEGPQVAGGDDIGPYAPYRQSQRMELYAREADRLLASGVAYHCYCTPDELDAVRHEQERNHQAPRYNGRCLRLTDADRAAFEAEGRRPALRFSVPAEKIRFDDLIRGEVEFDNALLGDFVIVRGDGMPLYHFVVVVDDEAMAITHVVRGEDHLSNTPKHIALIRALGYGEPKFGHIPLILNPDRSKMSKRKSQTAITAYREQGYLPEAMVNFLAFVGWSPGTEEEIFSIAELAERFEIGEVHKAGAVFDKDRLDYLNGVYIRSLADGQLAYRLRPFLPEQLDDGILMRLAPLLKERLVRLGDATELAAFLTENDEQVAALYEPELLLPKGRSADETAEALRLAHEALAAVPEPDFAAGELEAICRTTAEAHGWKAGDFFRPLRVAITGRLVSPPLFGSMELLGRERTLARIDAAIARLSD
- a CDS encoding DUF1801 domain-containing protein, which codes for MNGQKTVDEYIAAFDDWRTDAMKRLREVVKEGAPHSAVGIKWAQPVWEWNGPMIWMKAYPKHVDIGFWRGTEMDDPKKVLTGDGERMRHIKITSVDDIPADALRELVKQAVQLNTAKGNPTLGR
- a CDS encoding HAD-IA family hydrolase; amino-acid sequence: MRYRLICLDAGFTLLAPRNTLGDALRGLLAEHGRHITDEQVQQAWKVADRWFWDSYHRSGNDTWGDDAKIDAAWRQYHSLMLRELGVEDPDHQLIDTILAAQYAPESWELYPDVLPAVRELRELGMGLGIVSDWGSNLLPIVDGLGLGKELDFVIASGAVGLSKPDPSLFRLAAARAGVTPREALMVGDSYRADIEGAEAAGMDGILIRRPEWSDRREAVPPEARVIASLAELPEVVRSS
- a CDS encoding redoxin domain-containing protein, with protein sequence MSTATAGLKVKIGDQIPSVGLRATDGYLLNLRSLVGKQPVILLFFGGPTLKGAARERGDALAEALKEAHPRLARQGVTVIGVTTGNEQQQAAYVKELDLPYLLFSDERLIAVSHLGIRTTEVRGTVNAEPTAFAVGVDGTILDIVEQATPKGLVARLLEAIFPPG
- a CDS encoding A/G-specific adenine glycosylase, producing MSEQLTDGSALARVRSSLLSWYATDHRDFPWRRTADPYAVLVSEVMLQQTRASRVAERFPTFLRRFPTAAALAAATEAQVLAAWSGLGYNRRALALRRAATEVADHGWPRGVAALERLPGIGPYTAPAVASLAFGEPVGVVDTNVRRWLVRRFGVRADGPPHVLQALADALATAGNAADAAPWTHATMEFGASVCTPRNPRCDACPIADGCPSRGMAASVPVPRQAPFAGSDRAHRGAILRALSGTRDHSITIRAASDLVPRGAAERVLAGLERDGLLHRSGRRLLLGGRSESAATIGP
- a CDS encoding alcohol dehydrogenase catalytic domain-containing protein — encoded protein: MLAVRSYAPGEPLRIEEMPLPKPKGPEIRIRVGGCGVCHTDLHIARTNRIRVLRPLTLGHEVAGWIDAAGRRAAAELKRARLAEGDGVLVFGGWGCGACTQCAAGAEQRCERSASPGFQRDGGYAEYMLVPHARHLVALGHLHPDYAAPLADAGVTPWRAVQRATPWLQPGARVLLIGFGGLGQFALQYLRRLPELTIAVRELSPDKLTLAGELGADLGLLMGDEALVELGLGGPADVVFDFVGNDPSLDYAARNVAPGGLVAVVGEGGGRYEFTFDRMPVEASLTTTAWGSLNDLHSVVRLAKRGRLKWHVERMPLAEAAIAHDRLAEGRVSGRIVLVPGT
- a CDS encoding arsenate reductase ArsC, yielding MSTAHPRVGRYAGGITKRRVLFVCTHNSARSQMAEGMLRAWASDRFEVSSGGIEATGVRPEAIAVMHELGIDISAHASKTIEQFMGQPWDWLIPVCEEGCEACPYVPGAKAVLRWSFDDPSSATGSEEQRLAEFRRVRDELATAIHAFVAAN
- a CDS encoding DMT family transporter produces the protein MISRPSSDVIGALLIVVAASGFGVLGPMAQYANQAGVSSLTLVTWRAGVGALVVLLFVVVRAAAGTRLWRPWRELPRRDRLVLALSAPTNAALNLAMFVAFVRIGIALALLIFYIYPALVALASVIWFGERLDRLRWAALGISMAGVVLVVAGAGDLGSLDALGIGLAAIGALAQMFYALAAHHGFRAVPGTQAATFTMGGATLLYLVAFAVIGRLPEMGQPLASVAALWPVLVAGLVGAGLATVCFIAGIRMLGAPRATILATLEPVVGIALAAFLFGALPTPPQVAGGALIIAAGIVLQLRPSGEIAEHEAVADPPA
- a CDS encoding malate dehydrogenase; amino-acid sequence: MPDSHVKVAVTGAAGQIGYALLFRIASGQMFGPRTTVDLHLLELEAALPALEGVAMEVEDCAFPLLRRVVRTSSADEAFAGVNWALLVGAVPRKAGMERKDLLTINGGIFSTQGRAIARNAAPDVRTLVVGNPCNTNCLIAAANAPEIPADRWFAMTMLDENRGRSQLAARAGVPVEAVMDLAIWGNHSSTQFPDFYHARISGQGAAEVIDDEAWLQGDFISIVQQRGAAIIAARGQSSAASAANAVIDTVRNITQPSGEIFSSAIPAPAEGGYGVPEGIVFGYPLRAGAPGSVKVEPGIVHNAWAQARVDASLAELIEEREAVMEHIR
- a CDS encoding asparaginase, which translates into the protein MARLLVEVTRGDRVESRHRGSIAVVSPTGELTWSFGDPDEFAFIRSSAKPFQLAPFVASGRFDAYDFPNPTESLAIMAASHSGEDRHVRTVQAVLRAGGLTRDVLACGVHPPFDVETAQRLIRDGEPLTPLRHNCSGKHAAMALHAKAAGWPIETYWQPDHPVQELALDTVALMSGIARSAIETATDGCGVVSFGLPLRGLALAFARLADPSSVPDAALRMALERIRDAMTAHPELVAGDRRRFDTELMRARPGRLVSKAGAEGIRAIGVLKNGTANAPVGLAVKIEDGDLARRAGDVAASAALARLGVLDAEGLARVRERTAPRIVDPRGDIVGEVRAVLA